The Denticeps clupeoides chromosome 5, fDenClu1.1, whole genome shotgun sequence genome includes a region encoding these proteins:
- the LOC114791313 gene encoding sodium/potassium-transporting ATPase subunit alpha-1: MGLGNGNDKYKLAATSEDGGQKKKGKKQKKDMDELKKEVDLDDHKLTLDEIHRKYGTDLTRGLSSSRAKEILDRDGPNALTPPPTTPEWVKFCKQLFGGFSTLLWIGAILCFLAYGIQAAAEDEPANDNLYLGIVLSAVVMITGCFSYYQEAKSSKIMDSFKNLVPQQALVIRDGEKKSINAEDVVAGDLVEVKGGDRIPADLRIISAHGCKVDNSSLTGESEPQTRTPDFSNENPLETRNIVFFSTNCVEGTARGIVINTGDRTVMGRIATLASSLEGGKTPIAIEIEHFIHIITGVAVFLGVSFFILSLILGYGWLEAVIFLIGIIVANVPEGLLATVTVCLTLTAKRMAKKNCLVKNLEAVETLGSTSTICSDKTGTLTQNRMTVAHMWFDNQIHEADTTENQSGTSFDRSSPTWAALARVAGLCNRAVFLADQSNVPILKRDTAGDASESALLKCIELCCGSVKEMREKYNKVAEIPFNSTNKYQVSIHKNPNSSETKHLLVMKGAPERILDRCSTIILQGKEQPLDDEIKDAFQNAYVELGGLGERVLGFCHFNLPDDQFPDGFEFDTEEVNFPTEKLCFVGLMSMIDPPRAAVPDAVGKCRSAGIKVIMVTGDHPITAKAIAKGVGIISEGNETVEDIAARLNVPIGEVNPRDAKACVVHGGDLKDMTAEHLDDILKHHTEIVFARTSPQQKLIIVEGCQRQGAIVAVTGDGVNDSPALKKADIGVAMGIAGSDVSKQAADMILLDDNFASIVTGVEEGRLIFDNLKKSIAYTLTSNIPEISPFLLFIIANIPLPLGTVTILCIDLGTDMVPAISLAYEAAESDIMKRQPRNPKTDKLVNERLISIAYGQIGMMQATAGFFTYFVILAENGFLPADLIGMRVHWDDKYTNDLEDSYGQQWTYERRKIVEYTCHTAFFASIVIVQWADLIICKTRRNSIIQQGMKNKILIFGLFEETALAAFLSYCPGMDVALRMYPLKPSWWFCAFPYSLLIFLYDEARRYILRRNPGGWVEKETYY, translated from the exons ATGGGGCTCGGC AATGGGAATGACAAATACAAACTTGCTGCAACCTCTGAAGATGGAGGGCAGAAGAAAAAgggtaaaaagcagaaaaaggaCATGGACGAACTAAAGAAGGAAGTTGATTTG GATGACCACAAATTGACCTTGGATGAAATTCACCGCAAATATGGAACAGACCTGACCAGA ggtctTTCCTCCTCTCGTGCGAAGGAGATCCTGGACCGCGACGGTCCGAACGCCCTGacccctccccccaccaccccaGAATGGGTGAAGTTCTGCAAGCAGCTCTTTGGCGGCTTCTCCACGCTGCTGTGGATCGGTGCCATTCTCTGCTTCCTGGCCTACGGCATCCAGGCTGCCGCAGAAGATGAACCAGCCAATGAtaat CTGTACCTGGGCATTGTGCTGTCCGCTGTGGTGATGATCACCGGATGCTTCTCCTACTACCAAGAAGCCAAGAGCTCGAAGATCATGGACTCCTTCAAGAACCTGGTTCCCCAG CAAGCCCTGGTGATCCGCGATGGAGAGAAAAAGAGCATCAATGCCGAAGATGTTGTGGCTGGGGATCTGGTGGAAGTTAAAGGTGGAGACAGGATTCCCGCTGATCTTCGTATCATCTCTGCGCATGGCTGCAAG GTGGACAACTCTTCCCTGACTGGTGAATCGGAGCCCCAGACTCGTACACCTGATTTCTCCAATGAAAATCCCCTGGAGACCAGGAACATTGTGTTCTTTTCCACAAACTGTGTTGAAG GGACTGCCAGGGGAATTGTTATTAATACCGGTGACCGGACCGTCATGGGCCGAATTGCCACCCTGGCCTCCAGCTTGGAGGGAGGAAAAACCCCCATTGCTATCGAGATTGAGCACTTCATTCACATAATCACGGGCGTGGCTGTCTTCCTGGGCGTGTCATTTTTCATCCTCTCCCTCATCTTGGGGTATGGATGGCTGGAAGCTGTGATCTTCCTGATCGGCATCATTGTGGCTAATGTGCCAGAGGGACTCCTGGCTACTGTCACT GTGTGTCTGACCCTGACTGCCAAACGTATGGCCAAGAAGAATTGTCTGGTGAAGAACCTGGAAGCCGTGGAGACACTGGGGTCCACCTCCACCATCTGTTCCGACAAGACCGGAACCCTGACCCAGAACCGCATGACAGTGGCCCACATGTGGTTCGACAACCAGATCCACGAGGCCGACACGACTGAGAACCAGAGTGGAACCTCCTTTGACAGGAGCTCCCCTACCTGGGCTGCCTTGGCGAGAGTGGCCGGCCTGTGCAACCGTGCCGTCTTCCTGGCCGACCAGAGCAATGTGCCCATCCTCAAG AGGGATACAGCCGGCGATGCCTCTGAATCTGCCCTGCTTAAGTGCATTGAGCTGTGCTGTGGCTCGGTGAAGGAAATGCGAGAGAAGTACAATAAAGTCGCCGAGATCCCTTTCAACTCTACGAACAAATACCAG GTTTCCATCCACAAGAACCCCAACAGCTCAGAGACCAAGCATCTGCTGGTGATGAAGGGAGCCCCAGAAAGAATACTGGACCGCTGTTCCACCATCATCCTTCAAGGCAAGGAGCAGCCCCTGGACGATGAGATCAAGGATGCTTTCCAGAATGCCTACGTTGAACTGGGAGGTCTTGGAGAAAGAGTGCTGG GTTTCTGCCACTTCAATCTGCCTGATGACCAGTTCCCTGATGGTTTTGAGTTTGACACCGAAGAAGTCAATTTTCCCACCGAGAAGCTCTGCTTCGTCGGCCTCATGTCCATGATTGACCCACCGCGTGCCGCCGTGCCAGATGCCGTGGGCAAGTGCCGAAGCGCTGGAATCAAG GTTATCATGGTGACTGGTGATCATCCCATCACTGCAAAGGCCATTGCTAAAGGTGTAGGCATCATCTCTGAAGGCAACGAAACAGTGGAGGACATCGCTGCTCGTTTGAATGTCCCTATTGGGGAAGTCAACCCCAG AGATGCCAAGGCCTGCGTAGTCCATGGGGGTGACCTGAAGGACATGACCGCCGAGCACCTGGACGACATTCTGAAGCACCACACTGAAATTGTGTTTGCCAGAACATCCCCTCAGCAGAAGCTCATTATTGTGGAAGGCTGTCAGCGTCAG GGCGCCATTGTAGCTGTGACTGGAGATGGTGTCAACGATTCTCCTGCTTTGAAGAAAGCTGATATCGGCGTCGCTATGGGTATTGCTGGATCTGATGTCTCCAAGCAGGCTGCTGACATGATCCTCCTGGACGACAACTTTGCCTCCATTGTCACTGGCGTGGAAGAAG GTCGTCTGATCTTCGACAACTTGAAGAAGTCGATTGCCTACACTCTGACAAGTAACATCCCTGAGATCTCAcctttcctcctcttcatcatcgcCAACATTCCCCTGCCTCTGGGCACTGTCACCATCCTCTGTATCGACTTGGGCACAGACATG GTTCCTGCAATCTCTCTAGCTTATGAAGCAGCTGAGAGCGACATCATGAAGAGACAGCCCAGAAACCCAAAAACGGACAAGCTGGTGAATGAGAGGCTCATCAGTATAGCGTACGGGCAGATTG GCATGATGCAGGCAACAGCTGGGTTCTTCACCTACTTTGTGATCCTAGCTGAAAACGGCTTCCTACCAGCAGATCTCATAGGAATGCGCGTCCACTGGGACGATAAATACACAAATGACCTCGAAGACAGCTATGGACAGCAGTGG ACATACGAACGCAGAAAGATTGTTGAGTACACATGCCACACCGCTTTCTTTGCAAGCATTGTGATTGTGCAGTGGGCCGATCTGATCATCTGCAAGACCAGGAGGAACTCCATTATACAGCAGGGAATGAA GAATAAAATCCTCATCTTTGGACTGTTTGAAGAGACTGCCCTGGCTGCATTCCTGTCCTATTGCCCAGGCATGGACGTTGCCCTCAGAATGTACCCTCTCAA ACCCTCCTGGTGGTTCTGTGCCTTCCCCTACTCGCTGCTCATCTTCCTTTATGACGAGGCGAGAAGATATATCCTGCGGCGAAACCCAGGAG GTTGGGTGGAAAAGGAGACATACTACTAG
- the LOC114791314 gene encoding sodium/potassium-transporting ATPase subunit alpha-1-like, with translation MGFGRGNDKYKLAATSEDGPKKEHKKAKKDINELKKEVELDDHKLTLDELYRKYGTDVAKGLSSFRAKEILDRDGPNALTPPPTTPEWVKFCKQLFGGFCTLLWIGAFLCFLAFGLQVAAEEDEAVNDNLYLGIALATVVIITGCFSYYQEAKSSKIMETFRNLVPQQALVVRDGEKKSISVEDVVVGDLVEIKGGDRIPADLRIVSAHGCKVDNSSLTGESEPQSRTPDFTNENPLETRNIAFFSTNCVEGTARGIVINTGDRTVMGRIATLASSLEGGQTPIAIEIEHFIAIITGVAVFLGVSFFVLSLILGYGWLEAVIFLIGIIVANVPEGLLATVTVCLTLTAKRMAKKNCLVKNLEAVETLGSTSTICSDKTGTLTQNRMTVAHMWFDNQIHAADTTENQSGTSFEKTSPTWAALARVAGLCNRAVFLADQSNIPILKKKTAGDASESALLKCIELSCGPVTEMRDMYKKVAEIPFNSTNKYQLSIHKNPNSSETKHLLVMKGAPERILDRCSTIIIQGKEQALDDEMKDAFQNAYVQLGGLGERVLGFCHFNLPDDQFPDGFEFDAEEVNFPTEKLCFIGLMSMIDPPRAAVPDAVGKCRSAGIKVIMVTGDHPITAKAIAKGVGIISEGTETVEDIAARLNIPVGEVNPREAKACVVHGAELKEMSPEKLDEVLKHHNEIVFARTSPQQKLIIVEGCQRLGAIVAVTGDGVNDSPALKMADIGVAMGIAGSDVSKQAADMILLDDNFASIVTGVEEGRLIFDNLKKSIAYTLTSNIPEITPFLMFVLAGIPLPLGTVTILCIDLGTDMIPAISLAYEKAESDIMKRKPRNAAVDKLVNERLISMAYGQIGVMQAIGGFVTYFVILAENGFLPWDLVGLRLNWEDRYNNDLEDSYGQQWTYEHRKIVEFTCQTAFFTSIVIVQWAFLVNSKTRTNSIVHQGMNNKVLTFGLFEETALAAFLSYCPGMDIALRMYPLKPHWWFVPLPFTIIIFTYDEVRKYILRKYPGGWVEKETYY, from the exons ATGGGGTTTGGG AGGGGGAATGACAAGTACAAGCTGGCCGCAACGTCAGAAGATGGCCCAAAGAAAGAgcacaaaaaggcaaaaaaagacaTCAACGAGCTGAAGAAGGAAGTTGAGCTG GATGACCACAAACTGACCTTGGATGAACTTTATCGCAAATATGGAACGGACGTGGCCAAG GGCCTCTCCTCATTTCGTGCAAAGGAGATCCTTGACCGCGATGGACCTAACGCTCTGACCCCTCCACCAACTACACCGGAATGGGTGAAGTTCTGCAAGCAGCTGTTCGGTGGATTTTGCACACTGCTCTGGATTGGTGCTTTTCTCTGCTTTCTAGCCTTTGGCCTTCAGGTGGCTGCAGAAGAAGATGAAGCCGTCAATGACAAC CTGTACCTGGGCATTGCTCTTGCTACGGTTGTGATCATAACGGGATGCTTTTCCTACTACCAAGAGGCTAAAAGTTCAAAGATCATGGAGACCTTCAGAAACTTAGTACCCCAG CAAGCCCTGGTTGTGCGTGACGGAGAGAAAAAGAGCATCAGTGTAGAAGACGTGGTAGTTGGAGATCTGGTTGAGATCAAAGGCGGAGACCGAATTCCTGCTGATCTGCGTATTGTCTCTGCACATGGATGCAAA GTGGACAACTCCTCACTCACTGGAGAGTCTGAGCCCCAGTCCCGCACCCCAGATTTCACCAATGAAAACCCCTTGGAGACCAGGAACATTGCTTTCTTCTCCACAAACTGTGTTGAAG GCACTGCCAGAGGCATTGTCATCAACACTGGTGATCGGACCGTCATGGGCAGGATTGCCACCCTGGCCTCCAGCTTGGAGGGAGGGCAGACCCCCATTGCAATTGAAATTGAGCACTTCATCGCCATAATCACAGGCGTGGCTGTCTTCCTGGGTGTGTCGTTTTTCGTCCTCTCCCTCATCCTGGGATATGGATGGCTGGAAGCTGTGATCTTCCTGATCGGCATCATTGTGGCCAATGTGCCAGAGGGACTCCTGGCTACTGTCACT GTGTGTCTGACCCTGACTGCCAAACGTATGGCCAAGAAGAATTGTCTGGTGAAGAACCTGGAAGCCGTGGAGACTCTGGGGTCCACATCCACCATCTGTTCCGACAAGACCGGAACCCTGACCCAGAACCGTATGACAGTGGCCCACATGTGGTTCGACAACCAGATCCATGCTGCCGACACGACTGAGAACCAGAGTGGAACCTCTTTTGAAAAAACCTCTCCGACTTGGGCTGCCTTGGCCAGAGTGGCCGGCCTGTGCAACCGCGCCGTCTTCCTGGCCGACCAGAGCAACATCCCCATTCTCAAG aaaaaaacCGCTGGCGATGCCTCTGAATCTGCCCTGCTTAAGTGCATTGAGCTGAGCTGTGGACCTGTCACTGAAATGCGGGACATGTACAAGAAAGTTGCTGAGATCCCTTTCAATTCGACAAACAAATACCAG CTGTCCATCCACAAGAACCCCAACAGCTCAGAGACCAAGCATCTGCTGGTGATGAAGGGAGCCCCAGAAAGAATACTGGACCGCTGTTCCACCATCATCATTCAAGGCAAGGAGCAGGCACTGGACGATGAGATGAAGGATGCTTTCCAGAATGCCTACGTTCAGTTGGGAGGACTTGGTGAAAGAGTGCTGG GTTTCTGCCACTTCAATCTGCCTGATGACCAGTTCCCTGATGGTTTTGAGTTTGACGCTGAAGAAGTCAATTTCCCCACCGAGAAGCTCTGCTTTATTGGCCTCATGTCCATGATTGACCCACCACGTGCCGCCGTGCCAGATGCCGTGGGCAAGTGCCGAAGCGCTGGAATCAAG GTTATCATGGTGACTGGTGATCATCCCATCACTGCAAAGGCCATTGCTAAAGGTGTAGGCATCATCTCTGAAGGCACCGAAACTGTGGAGGACATCGCTGCACGTCTCAATATTCCTGTTGGTGAAGTAAACCCCAG AGAGGCAAAGGCCTGTGTGGTCCATGGAGCTGAGCTGAAGGAGATGTCCCCGGAGAAGTTAGACGAGGTCCTGAAGCACCACAATGAAATTGTGTTTGCCAGAACATCTCCTCAGCAGAAGCTCATTATTGTCGAGGGCTGCCAGCGACTG GGCGCCATTGTAGCTGTGACTGGAGATGGTGTCAACGACTCTCCTGCTCTGAAGATGGCCGACATTGGCGTTGCTATGGGAATTGCTGGATCTGACGTCTCCAAACAGGCCGCTGACATGATCCTTCTGGATGACAACTTTGCCTCCATTGTCACTGGAGTAGAGGAAG GCCGCTTGATCTTCGACAACCTGAAGAAGTCCATTGCCTACACACTGACCAGCAACATCCCAGAGATCACTCCGTTCCTCATGTTTGTCCTTGCTGGCATTCCTCTCCCTCTGGGAACTGTCACCATTCTCTGTATTGACCTGGGCACTGATATG ATCCCTGCAATCTCCCTGGCCTATGAGAAAGCTGAGAGTGACATCATGAAGAGGAAGCCTAGAAACGCTGCGGTGGACAAACTGGTGAATGAGAGGCTCATCAGCATGGCCTATGGTCAGATCG GCGTGATGCAAGCCATTGGTGGATTTGTCACCTACTTTGTGATCCTGGCTGAGAATGGATTCCTTCCCTGGGATCTGGTAGGACTGCGCTTGAACTGGGAAGACAGGTACAACAACGATCTGGAGGACAGTTATGGCCAGCAGTGG ACCTACGAACACAGAAAAATCGTGGAGTTCACGTGCCAGACTGCATTCTTCACTAGCATTGTGATCGTGCAGTGGGCTTTTCTGGTCAACAGCAAGACCAGGACCAACTCCATCGTACACCAGGGAATGAA CAACAAGGTTCTCACCTTTGGACTGTTTGAGGAGACAGCGCTGGCTGCCTTCCTGTCCTATTGTCCTGGTATGGACATTGCTCTCAGAATGTACCCACTCAA GCCCCATTGGTGGTTTGTCCCTCTTCCCTTTACAATTATCATTTTCACCTATGATGAAGTGAGAAAATACATCTTGAGGAAATACCCCGGAG GCTGGGTGGAAAAGGAGACGTACTATTAG